The region GAGGGCGGAGTAGTAACGCCCGTACTCGTCCTGACGGAGGTAGAGCCGCAGCCGGCGCCGCTCCTGGAGGTAGAGCACCGAGGTGACGATCGCCCGGAGTTCGTCGGGCGGCGTCTGGAAGATCTCGTCGCGCGGGTAGGTCTCCATGATCTGGAGCAGGTCGCGCCCGTCGTGGCTGTTGGGCCCGAACCCGGCACCCCGCAGCACCTCGTCGACCTTGCGGCGGACGACGGGCACCCGGCGTACGGACTCGGTGTAGGCGGCGGAGGAGAACAGCCCCAGGAACCGCCGCTCACCGACGACGTCACCGTTCTCGTCGAACTTCTTGACCCCGACGTAGTCGAGATACGACGGCCGGTGCACCGTGGCGCGGCTGTTGGCCTTCGTCAGCACGAGGAGCTTGTGCTCGCGGGCCTTGGCCCGGGCGTCGGCGGGCAGCCGCTCGAAGGACGGGCTGACCGGATGGCCCTCGTCCTCGGAGTGGTGCGGATCGGCCCGCAGGATGCCGAGCCCGGTCCCGGGCACGGCGGCCAGCGAGTCGTCCCCGCGCAGTTCGTACTCGCGGTAGCCGAGGAAGGTGAAGTGGTCCTGCGCCAGCCAGCGCAGCAGTTCGCGCGCCTCCTCGACGTCCTGGTCGACCAGGTCGTCGGCGGTCGGCTCCTTGGGCAGTTCCTCGGCGATGCGCAGCGCGGCCTCACGCATCTTGTCCCAGTCCTCGACGGCCTCACGGGTGTCGGACAGCACGCGCAGCAGGTCGTTGGTGATCTGCTTCAGATCGGCGCGGTCGGTCTCGCGGTCGATCTCGACGTGGATCCACGACTCGACGTGCGCGTCGTGCGGCAGCTCGGCGCTCCCGCCCACCGCACTCCCGGCGACGGGGGCGGGCAGCACCTCGATGAGCCGGCCGGTGAGGTCCCGTCGTACGACGAACTGCGGATGGATGACGAGATGGATGCCGCGACCCTGCCGGGACAGTTCGTTGGTGACCGAGTCGACGAGGAAGGGCATGTCGTCGGTCACGACCTCGACGACGGAGTGGCTGCACGTCCAGCCGTTCTCCTCGACGGTCGGGGTGTGCACCCGCACGCTCGCCGTGCCCTGCGGACGGGTCGCGCCCAGCCGGTAGTGCGAGAAGGCCGCGCCGAAGACATCGTCCGGTTCGCGGCCGAGGAGGTCCTCCGGGGCGGTGTGCAGGTAGTAGCGCTGGAGGAACGCGAGCACGGTGTCGTGGTCCGGGGTGCCGGGGTCTCCGCCGGGCATGGTCGCACGTGTCGTCCCGGTCGGTAGGTGCCCCCCGACCGGGCTGTTCTCAGCTACCCGGGCGGCCCTTTCGAGCAGCTCGGCCTTGGCTTCGTCCAGCTTGGTCTGCATTGTCCTCTGACTCCTGTCGCGCGCCGTTGCGTGACGTAGAAGGAAGTACGGTCCCTCCCGCGGTACAACGCCTCGACGCGGGGTCTCCGGTCTGTTCCGACGCTATGCCGCAAGGGGGGAAGAGCGGTGGGTTATCAGCCATTCTCGGCACCCCGGCGGAGTGTGACGCTGCTCTCGGCAACGCCGGTCCGTGGGATGCGTACGGCGTCCTGGGAACCCTCGGGGTTCCGTCCCGCCCGCGCCGACCAGCGATCGCCACCCGGGCACGGATGTGGTCCGTGCATTCCGGGCGCAAGGCAGGGACGACTGCGCCCCCGCGACATATCGCGCTGATCACGCCACCAGGCTATCGCTCATGACGGGGGCCACGTCATGCGCCATTTGTGTACAAAAACAGGTCGGCAAGTTTGCCAGTCTGCACAGTGGAGAAAAAGGGACGTCTTCAAACACCCCGAACGACGACTACGCGGCCAGCCGCTCGGCCTCGGCGACCGCCTCCGCCAGGCTGTCCACCACCGGCACGCCCACCTCTTCGAGGCTGGCCCGGCCATGGGAGCCACCGGTGTAGAGCACGGCCAGCGCACCCACGTGCAGGGCGGCGATCGCATCGTCGGCGGCATCCCCGATGACCACCGTGCGCGCGGCCTCGACGCCGGTGAGGGCCCCGAGATGGCGCACCATGTGCTCGGCCTTGCTGCCACCGGAGGGCCCGGTCCGCCCGTCGACCCGGACGAAGTGCGGCTCGATCCCGAATCCCCTGACCAGCGGGACGAGATCGGCATGCCCGTACATGCTGAGAATGGACTGGCTGCGCCCCGCCGACTGCCACCCCGCCAACAGCTCCCGCGCACCCACGGCAAGCTCACACGCCACCCGGTGCTCCGCGTAGTACCGGTGGAAGATCTCGTCCATGACAGCCCACTCGGCGTCCGTGGGCAGCCGCCCGAGCAGCCGCTCGTAGAACCTCGGCACCGGCACGCAGTACAGCTGCCTGTACTGCGCCAGCGTGATCGGCGCCAGGCCCAACTCGGCGAACGCGGCGTTCGTCGCCCCTATGACGGCGTCGGTGTCATGGAACAGGGTCCCGTTCCAGTCCCACACGATGTGCGCCGTTCCGTGCTTCCCCATAAAGAGAAAGTACCCCTCACCCCGGCCCCCGACCCGCACTTTCAGCCCGTCCGGCGTCTGAGGAGGAGCACCTTCGGGGCGAGACGACCCACCGCCCACCCCACCTCACCGCTCACCCCAACAACGCCACCAACTGAGGAATCTCCTGTGTGGCGTACCAGAGCAGCTCATGATCCTCAGCCCCGTCCACCGTGAACTGCGCATCGTCATCCCCCCGATCCGCCGCCCCCAACGCCGCCGCGGCCGCCGCGACATCCCCCTCCGCATCCCCGGCGTCGACATGCACAGCCGCCGCCTTCCCCAACGACACAGGCCCCCCGACCCGCACCTCACCCAGCGCGCCCGGATCAAGCCCCCGGTCGGGGTCGGCGACCGCCACCCCGTCCGCGACCTCCAGGGCGACGACCACACGCCGACGCATCACCTCCGGCTGCATCGCGAGCAGCCGCAGCGACGCGAGCGCGGCCCGATTCAGCGCCGAGTACTCCAGTTCCTCGATGTCGTCGGACAGATACCACTCGCGCAACGCGGGCGTGACGGCGTACGCGACGAACCGCCCCGCCCCCAACTCACCCGTCTTGTACGCCTCGGCAAGGCCGGGGAGGGTCAGAGGGACGTAGACGCGCATAACTGACCGCTTTCGTAGTTCGTAGAAGGCGTTTCCGACGGCCCGGGAAGGCCCTCAGGATACGTCGCGGCGTCCCCTTTCGAGTCCCCGCTCAGGCTTCTCCGGAGGTCAACAGTGCTCCTCGAAATTCACCCCGCCCACGGCTCCCACCAGGTCTTTACCCTCCGAGGATCACCCTGATAAGTGAACCTCCGACCCCCTCGATCCGCGCTCCGTCTCTCCTTGCATGCGACTGGTTACCCCCCGTACAAGATCCCCAACAGAAAGTTACTGCCCGGTATCTGGCCGGGCCTCGAGAACGGGGACATTCCATGAACAAGGTGATGACAAGGACGGTCCGCCGCGCCCCGTCCCACCCGCCGGTACGCAGGGACACCCGCCGCCCCGGCAGCACCCCGCACCGCACCACCCCGGGCGGAGGCACACCTCGTACACCCCTCCCCCAGGCCACCGCCCCCACCGAAACCCACCCGGAACCCCGAGTCCCCACCCAGGGCCGGCCACAGGGACAGGGACAGCACCCCGAACAGCACAGGACACCCACCCGCCCCCTCCAGAACCCCTCCCAGCCGCCCCGAGCTCTTCCCCAGCTCCAACCCACCGACCTCTTCGCCGACCGCCTCCTGGCGGTCCTGAGCGGCGAACGCCCCGTCCACAGCATGCTCCGCCACACCGTGGGCCGCGCCTACGACGAACTGGCCTGGCTCGCGGAGCGCGGCCCTCTGCGCACCCGCGGCACCCGCCCCGTCGTCCGCGACGTGGGCTACTACGAGCCCAGCCGGGGCGCCCTGGAGGCCTTCGCCCGCATCGGCGCCGGCGACCAGCTTCGCGCGATGGCCTTCCGCCTGGAACTGGGCCGGGACTTCCGCTGGCGCTGCACGGCGGTGGAACTGGGCGGCCCCCGAAGGCCACACACAGCGGACGACTAGTCCTCAAACCGAAGAGCCGGCCACCCCGCAGGATGCCCGGCTCTTCGAACAGCACGTCAGCGACGACCCACAGTCACTGCCGCACCACAACTACCGCTGCTCTACTACCTACTACCTACTTCTTACGCCGCCGCCCGCTCCGCTGCT is a window of Streptomyces sp. B21-083 DNA encoding:
- a CDS encoding HAD family hydrolase; amino-acid sequence: MGKHGTAHIVWDWNGTLFHDTDAVIGATNAAFAELGLAPITLAQYRQLYCVPVPRFYERLLGRLPTDAEWAVMDEIFHRYYAEHRVACELAVGARELLAGWQSAGRSQSILSMYGHADLVPLVRGFGIEPHFVRVDGRTGPSGGSKAEHMVRHLGALTGVEAARTVVIGDAADDAIAALHVGALAVLYTGGSHGRASLEEVGVPVVDSLAEAVAEAERLAA
- a CDS encoding Rv3235 family protein, which codes for MNKVMTRTVRRAPSHPPVRRDTRRPGSTPHRTTPGGGTPRTPLPQATAPTETHPEPRVPTQGRPQGQGQHPEQHRTPTRPLQNPSQPPRALPQLQPTDLFADRLLAVLSGERPVHSMLRHTVGRAYDELAWLAERGPLRTRGTRPVVRDVGYYEPSRGALEAFARIGAGDQLRAMAFRLELGRDFRWRCTAVELGGPRRPHTADD
- a CDS encoding DUF6912 family protein, which codes for MRVYVPLTLPGLAEAYKTGELGAGRFVAYAVTPALREWYLSDDIEELEYSALNRAALASLRLLAMQPEVMRRRVVVALEVADGVAVADPDRGLDPGALGEVRVGGPVSLGKAAAVHVDAGDAEGDVAAAAAALGAADRGDDDAQFTVDGAEDHELLWYATQEIPQLVALLG